The proteins below are encoded in one region of Anaerolineales bacterium:
- a CDS encoding pyridoxal-5-phosphate-dependent protein subunit beta: MKIDLTIDKDRRKRAIQRVREQNIIIPTYAMMKDPSLVPDRVKAELGKIGLWDVNARNLFRITWHNDPVAKGGGFGGVNYLELPSTLTGTSARIIVLVGKWFPTGAHKVGAAFGCLVPRLVTGQFDPSRQKAVWPSTGNYCRGGAYDSALLGCESIAILPEGMSKERFEWLSKIAGETIKTPGSESNVKEIFDKCWELRKSGQDLMIFNQFDEFGNYLWHYEITGHAMEEVLNQVLGPKDEFRGMASATGSAGTIGSGDYLKQRYPGSKIAASEALQCPTLLQNGFGSHRIEGIGDKHVPWIHNVKNTDIIVAIDDNAIVNLSRLFNEPVGQSYLAKVGVPEKLVNSLDLLGFSGISNVLSAIKMAKYYEMGEHDVVLTILTDSMELYGSRIVEMQQEYGEYTENQAAADFARYLQGVSTDNMIELTYADRKRVHNLKYFTWVEQQGKTYHEIQDQWYEPDYWTDIQTQVPEIDAVIEEFNAEAAVS; the protein is encoded by the coding sequence ATGAAAATCGATCTAACCATTGATAAAGACCGCCGTAAGCGTGCAATCCAGCGAGTGAGAGAGCAGAACATCATCATCCCGACCTATGCCATGATGAAAGATCCGAGCCTCGTCCCTGATAGGGTGAAGGCTGAGCTTGGTAAGATTGGATTATGGGATGTCAATGCAAGAAACCTTTTTCGCATCACCTGGCATAATGATCCGGTTGCCAAAGGTGGCGGGTTTGGTGGAGTGAATTACCTTGAGCTGCCCAGTACATTGACCGGAACGAGTGCAAGGATTATCGTCCTGGTCGGCAAATGGTTTCCGACGGGAGCGCATAAAGTTGGCGCAGCTTTTGGCTGTTTGGTACCACGCCTGGTGACTGGACAATTCGATCCATCGCGCCAGAAGGCAGTCTGGCCGTCAACAGGTAATTATTGCCGGGGTGGCGCGTATGATTCGGCGTTATTGGGCTGCGAATCCATCGCAATTCTGCCAGAAGGCATGAGTAAGGAACGGTTTGAATGGTTATCCAAGATCGCCGGTGAGACCATCAAGACACCGGGTAGCGAATCGAACGTCAAGGAGATTTTTGATAAATGCTGGGAGCTGCGGAAATCGGGGCAGGACTTGATGATATTTAACCAGTTCGATGAATTTGGTAATTACCTTTGGCACTACGAGATTACCGGACATGCCATGGAGGAAGTGCTGAATCAGGTCTTGGGTCCCAAAGACGAATTTCGCGGGATGGCGTCAGCCACAGGATCAGCGGGGACAATTGGGAGTGGAGATTACCTTAAGCAACGTTACCCGGGAAGCAAGATAGCGGCCAGCGAAGCCCTCCAGTGCCCCACCCTGCTCCAGAATGGGTTCGGTTCACATCGCATCGAGGGAATTGGGGATAAGCATGTGCCCTGGATCCACAACGTAAAGAATACCGATATCATAGTAGCAATCGATGATAATGCCATTGTCAATCTCTCAAGATTGTTCAACGAACCAGTCGGGCAATCATATTTGGCGAAGGTTGGCGTTCCTGAGAAGCTGGTGAACAGCCTGGACCTGCTCGGTTTTTCAGGGATATCCAATGTCCTTTCAGCAATAAAGATGGCCAAGTATTATGAAATGGGCGAGCATGATGTAGTCCTGACCATCTTAACCGATTCAATGGAGTTATATGGAAGCCGCATTGTGGAAATGCAGCAGGAGTATGGTGAATACACCGAAAACCAGGCTGCTGCCGATTTCGCCAGGTACCTGCAAGGCGTATCTACCGACAACATGATCGAGCTGACATACGCAGATCGGAAGCGTGTCCACAACCTGAAATACTTTACCTGGGTGGAACAGCAAGGTAAAACCTACCATGAGATCCAGGATCAGTGGTATGAACCGGATTATTGGACAGATATCCAGACCCAGGTACCGGAAATCGACGCTGTGATCGAAGAATTCAACGCAGAAGCCGCCGTCAGCTAG
- the folP gene encoding dihydropteroate synthase, with protein MNSSLKINGHELVWGSRTYIMGILNLTPDSFSGDGLIQRGSSTGFELDLEGILEKARGFVEDGADIIDVGGESTRPGAELVSEEEEMHRVIPVVEKLATNLNTIISIDTYKAKVAEAAIRSGAHFINDVWGFHADPSLAEIAARYDTPVILMHNRSSWAHAEIKEKLGGRYVGIPYVNLLEDVKRELLESVKIARNAGITDDKIILDPGIGFGKSVEQNLELVNRLGEIRALGYPILLGLSRKSFIGYTLNLPPDQRLEGTAAAVSIGIDRGADIIRIHDVNFMTRVIRMTDAIVRRNQFELHL; from the coding sequence ATGAATTCTTCACTTAAGATCAATGGTCACGAACTGGTGTGGGGATCCCGAACATACATTATGGGTATCCTCAATTTAACACCAGATAGCTTTTCTGGTGATGGATTAATCCAAAGGGGCTCATCAACAGGTTTTGAGCTTGATCTGGAGGGCATCCTGGAAAAGGCGCGTGGTTTTGTTGAGGATGGTGCAGACATCATCGATGTGGGAGGGGAAAGCACACGGCCGGGAGCAGAGCTCGTCAGCGAAGAAGAAGAAATGCACCGGGTGATACCCGTGGTGGAAAAATTAGCGACAAATCTGAATACAATCATTTCCATTGACACTTACAAAGCCAAGGTTGCAGAGGCTGCCATTCGAAGTGGTGCACATTTCATCAATGACGTATGGGGCTTCCATGCAGACCCCAGCCTCGCCGAAATAGCCGCCAGGTATGACACGCCTGTCATCCTGATGCACAACCGCAGCTCCTGGGCTCATGCAGAAATTAAGGAAAAGCTGGGAGGCAGGTACGTTGGTATTCCATATGTCAATTTACTGGAAGATGTAAAACGCGAGCTCCTTGAAAGCGTGAAAATTGCTCGTAATGCAGGCATCACGGATGACAAAATCATCCTTGACCCTGGGATTGGGTTTGGAAAATCGGTGGAGCAAAACCTGGAGCTGGTCAACCGGTTGGGCGAGATCCGAGCTCTAGGATATCCCATTCTATTGGGGCTTTCGCGCAAGTCATTCATCGGATACACATTGAACCTGCCGCCAGACCAGCGCCTGGAAGGCACAGCTGCGGCGGTGTCGATTGGGATTGACCGTGGTGCTGACATCATCAGGATCCATGATGTAAATTTCATGACACGGGTGATCAGGATGACGGATGCTATTGTCCGTCGTAATCAATTTGAGCTGCATTTATAA
- the acnA gene encoding aconitate hydratase AcnA, with translation MDQDLFATKKTLSTSAGKYIIFSLPKLEQDGITQLSRLPYSIRILLESLVRHCNSREIQREDVINLANWTPNPDSRPAMPYSPARVIMQDFTGVPAIVELAAMREAMKRIGGDPKKINPLVPVDLVIDHSVQVDFFASADALVRNAELEFQRNHERYEFLRWGQNAFTNFRVVPPATGIVHQVNLEYLARVVMTQKAGGEYLAFPDTLVGTDSHTTMINGLGVVGWGVGGIEAEAAMLGQPIDMLIPDVIGVKLFGQLSEGVTATDLTLTITQLLRKKGVVDKFVEFFGSGLSSLSLPDRATIANMAPEYGATIGYFPIDNETLRYLKLTGRSTDTIELVESYCKEQGLFRTDDTSEPKYTSILEVDLGSIESSLAGPKRPQDKVSIFDIHRSFQYYLSAPVKDGGFELKDVELSKEVSVGTNGHTSMMSHGAVVLAAITSCTNTSNPSVMIAAGLLAKKAVERGLKVRSYVKTSLAPGSRVVTEYLTKAGLLEPLGKLGFNVVGYGCTTCIGNSGPLPGEVVKAITSANLVAVSVLSGNRNFEGRIHPYVRANYLASPPLVVAFALAGTINIDLKNEPIGEDANGQPVFLRDLWPTNQEVAQVVEQNVSAEMFIQKYQSVFTGNETWNAIRSSESELYSWDNSSTYIQEPPFFIKSEQGAQAIRNIKGARVLAFLGDSITTDHISPAGTIPADSPAGKYLIANGVQPREFNSYGARRGNDRVMTRGTFANIRLKNRLVPGIEGGVTLHLPDGEQVSIYDAAMKYAQEGVPLVVVAGKDYGSGSSRDWAAKGTKLLGIKAVIAESYERIHRSNLVGMGVLPLQFLPGDNAGKFNITGREVFNIEGLDDQITPNYQVTVRMVREDQSVMYFKAIARLNTIIEVDYYRNGGVLNTVLKKLR, from the coding sequence ATGGATCAGGATTTATTTGCGACCAAAAAAACACTAAGCACTTCAGCAGGGAAATATATCATTTTCAGCCTGCCCAAGCTGGAGCAGGATGGGATAACTCAATTATCACGGCTGCCATACTCCATTCGTATCCTGCTCGAGTCACTAGTCCGGCACTGCAATAGTCGAGAAATTCAACGCGAAGATGTCATTAATCTCGCGAACTGGACACCCAACCCTGACAGCAGACCTGCCATGCCATATAGCCCGGCGCGGGTGATCATGCAGGATTTTACAGGCGTCCCAGCAATTGTCGAATTGGCCGCGATGCGTGAAGCCATGAAGCGCATCGGCGGGGATCCCAAAAAGATAAATCCTTTGGTACCGGTTGACCTGGTCATCGACCATTCGGTGCAGGTTGATTTTTTCGCCAGTGCAGACGCACTTGTGAGAAATGCCGAGCTTGAATTTCAACGAAATCATGAACGATACGAATTCCTGCGCTGGGGGCAGAATGCGTTCACAAATTTCAGAGTGGTACCACCTGCGACCGGCATTGTCCACCAGGTGAACCTGGAGTACCTTGCCCGGGTGGTGATGACACAAAAAGCAGGTGGTGAATATTTGGCCTTCCCAGACACATTGGTGGGGACCGATTCCCACACTACCATGATCAATGGCTTAGGAGTTGTCGGGTGGGGAGTAGGTGGCATCGAAGCAGAGGCAGCCATGCTTGGCCAGCCCATTGATATGCTGATACCGGATGTGATCGGTGTGAAGTTATTTGGCCAGCTTTCTGAAGGGGTAACAGCAACCGACCTGACCTTGACAATCACCCAGCTGCTCAGGAAAAAAGGGGTGGTGGATAAGTTCGTCGAGTTCTTTGGATCAGGATTATCCAGTCTTTCGCTACCCGACCGGGCAACAATCGCTAATATGGCACCGGAATATGGGGCTACCATCGGGTATTTTCCTATTGACAATGAGACATTACGATACTTAAAACTGACCGGCCGCTCAACAGATACGATTGAGTTGGTAGAAAGTTACTGCAAGGAACAAGGATTATTCCGGACTGATGACACATCAGAACCCAAATATACTTCGATCCTGGAGGTGGATTTAGGGAGCATTGAATCCAGCCTGGCAGGACCAAAACGGCCGCAAGACAAGGTATCGATCTTCGATATCCACAGGTCGTTTCAATATTACTTGTCGGCGCCGGTAAAAGATGGCGGGTTCGAGCTGAAGGATGTGGAATTATCAAAAGAAGTCAGTGTGGGTACAAACGGCCACACATCAATGATGAGCCATGGCGCGGTGGTATTGGCAGCGATCACATCATGCACCAACACATCAAATCCATCCGTCATGATCGCAGCAGGGTTATTGGCTAAGAAAGCAGTTGAGCGAGGGCTTAAAGTCAGATCTTATGTCAAGACGAGTCTGGCACCTGGCTCGAGAGTAGTGACCGAATACCTGACAAAAGCAGGATTGCTTGAGCCCCTGGGAAAATTGGGTTTTAACGTGGTTGGATATGGTTGTACCACGTGTATTGGAAATTCGGGGCCGCTTCCAGGGGAAGTGGTCAAAGCTATCACCAGCGCGAACCTGGTGGCAGTCAGTGTCCTATCGGGTAATCGGAATTTCGAAGGACGGATCCATCCATACGTCAGGGCCAATTACCTGGCGTCGCCTCCATTGGTGGTCGCGTTTGCGCTGGCTGGAACGATCAACATCGATCTGAAAAATGAGCCAATTGGTGAAGATGCGAATGGGCAGCCTGTTTTTCTGCGTGATCTGTGGCCAACCAACCAGGAAGTGGCGCAAGTCGTTGAGCAGAATGTCTCGGCCGAGATGTTTATCCAAAAGTATCAGAGCGTGTTCACTGGGAATGAAACCTGGAATGCGATAAGATCGAGTGAGAGTGAGCTGTATTCCTGGGATAACTCGTCAACCTACATTCAAGAACCACCATTCTTCATTAAATCAGAACAAGGAGCACAGGCAATCCGGAACATCAAAGGTGCAAGGGTCTTGGCATTCTTAGGTGATTCAATCACCACTGACCATATTTCTCCTGCAGGAACAATTCCTGCCGATAGCCCGGCTGGAAAATACCTGATAGCAAATGGCGTTCAGCCACGTGAGTTTAACTCGTATGGTGCCAGGCGAGGGAATGATCGGGTGATGACACGCGGTACGTTCGCAAATATTCGCTTGAAAAATCGGTTGGTACCTGGTATCGAGGGTGGTGTCACCCTTCATTTGCCGGATGGTGAGCAGGTGAGCATTTATGATGCAGCTATGAAGTACGCTCAAGAGGGTGTCCCTTTGGTCGTCGTGGCGGGAAAAGATTACGGATCTGGATCCAGCCGTGATTGGGCTGCGAAAGGAACCAAATTATTGGGGATCAAAGCGGTCATCGCAGAATCTTATGAAAGAATCCACCGCTCGAACCTGGTAGGGATGGGTGTGTTGCCGTTGCAGTTTCTGCCTGGCGACAACGCAGGAAAATTTAATATAACGGGTAGGGAAGTATTTAACATTGAAGGTCTGGATGACCAAATTACTCCAAATTACCAGGTTACTGTGAGGATGGTTCGGGAAGACCAGAGCGTGATGTACTTTAAAGCCATCGCAAGGCTCAATACGATAATCGAAGTTGACTACTACCGCAATGGTGGCGTATTAAACACTGTCTTAAAAAAGCTGAGATAA
- a CDS encoding class 1 fructose-bisphosphatase: MANITFNQSKIITIERHILDEQQIHPGATGVLTNILYDLALAGKFIASQTTRAGLSEILGATEDINIQGETVMKLDQLADQTIFRLNDHTGRIAVMASEEHEHLMPIPEGFPVGKYILLYDPLDGSSNIDYNASIGTIFAIYRRLSSDGPGTLADCLQSGRNLVVAGYLIYGSSTMLVYTSGSGVHGFTLDPSIGEFLLTHPNIRIPEKPKYYSVNHGNEIHWSEGVVKFTRWLQGYEPGQKALSSRYIGSLVGDFHRTLLSGGLFYYPADSHDPEIPHGKLRLTYEAAPLAFIACQAGGYASDGCQDILDITPTSLHQRTALFIGDSHLVKKAEEFIKKFDS, from the coding sequence ATGGCGAACATCACCTTCAACCAATCCAAGATTATTACCATCGAACGGCACATCCTCGATGAACAGCAAATTCATCCTGGAGCCACTGGCGTGCTCACTAATATACTGTACGACCTGGCGTTGGCAGGAAAGTTCATCGCCAGCCAGACCACCCGGGCAGGTCTATCCGAGATCCTTGGTGCGACGGAAGATATCAACATCCAGGGTGAGACCGTCATGAAGCTTGACCAGCTTGCAGATCAGACCATCTTTCGCTTAAATGATCACACCGGGCGTATCGCAGTTATGGCTTCAGAAGAGCATGAGCACCTCATGCCAATTCCTGAAGGGTTCCCGGTTGGAAAGTATATCTTGCTCTATGACCCATTGGATGGTTCATCCAACATTGATTACAATGCTAGCATTGGGACGATCTTCGCCATTTACCGGCGTCTGTCCTCAGATGGACCCGGAACGTTAGCAGATTGCCTCCAGTCTGGTAGAAATCTGGTCGTTGCCGGATACCTGATCTATGGCTCCAGTACCATGCTGGTTTACACCAGCGGTTCGGGAGTCCATGGTTTTACCCTGGATCCTTCCATTGGAGAATTTCTGCTTACTCACCCGAATATCCGTATCCCAGAAAAACCGAAATACTATTCGGTTAATCATGGGAACGAGATCCACTGGTCTGAGGGTGTCGTGAAGTTTACCCGCTGGCTACAAGGTTATGAACCTGGCCAAAAGGCCCTTTCATCACGATATATTGGCTCGCTGGTTGGTGATTTCCATCGTACACTTCTTTCAGGCGGGTTATTTTATTACCCTGCTGATTCACACGATCCTGAAATACCTCATGGGAAGCTGCGATTAACATACGAAGCAGCACCCTTAGCCTTTATCGCATGTCAAGCAGGTGGCTATGCTTCAGATGGTTGCCAGGATATTCTCGATATCACCCCTACGTCGCTTCACCAACGCACTGCTTTGTTTATCGGCGATAGCCACCTGGTGAAAAAAGCCGAAGAATTCATCAAAAAGTTCGATTCGTAG
- a CDS encoding NAD(P)-dependent oxidoreductase, with product MASSKRTALITGASSGLGAEFACQLAANGYDLVLTARREDRLQQLAESLQTRYPISLTIFPADLSNLTDIEQLASTISNLPQLDLLVNNAGFGTVGRFYRVDPAKELAMLNVHITASVMLSRAALPGMLSCNQGGIINVSSMAGLVPIRNVLYHSTKAFLISFSEVLSNELRGTGVCVQALCPGFTITEFHDTPEYTRFTRRSIPRFLWLTSKQVVAESLTSLPTGKLVCIPGTVYKIGGAFARNSFSAGIIKYIAGLIINKPKAL from the coding sequence ATGGCATCATCAAAAAGGACAGCACTAATCACCGGTGCTTCTAGTGGCCTGGGAGCTGAATTTGCCTGCCAGCTGGCTGCCAACGGTTATGACCTGGTCTTGACAGCCAGGCGTGAAGACCGCCTGCAGCAGCTAGCAGAATCTCTGCAGACTCGTTATCCGATTAGTCTGACCATTTTTCCAGCAGACCTTTCGAACCTCACCGACATCGAGCAGCTTGCGTCAACAATTTCCAACCTGCCTCAATTGGACTTATTGGTCAATAATGCTGGCTTTGGCACTGTCGGAAGGTTCTACCGCGTAGATCCCGCCAAGGAGTTGGCCATGTTGAATGTCCATATAACTGCCAGCGTGATGCTATCCCGTGCGGCTCTTCCCGGCATGCTCTCCTGCAATCAAGGTGGCATCATCAACGTATCTTCCATGGCTGGCCTCGTTCCCATACGGAATGTCTTATACCATTCCACCAAAGCCTTTCTCATCAGCTTCTCCGAAGTCTTAAGCAACGAATTACGCGGCACCGGGGTATGTGTACAGGCTCTCTGTCCAGGCTTCACGATCACCGAATTTCACGACACTCCGGAATATACCCGGTTTACCCGCCGCTCGATCCCGCGCTTTTTATGGCTCACCTCCAAGCAGGTCGTGGCTGAATCATTAACTTCCCTACCAACCGGTAAACTAGTCTGTATACCTGGAACAGTTTACAAGATCGGCGGCGCCTTCGCTCGCAACAGTTTCTCAGCTGGGATAATAAAATATATAGCAGGTTTGATTATTAATAAACCAAAAGCTTTATAG
- a CDS encoding DUF429 domain-containing protein: MAFRDVSLIAHVDWSVNPTKCWVAVAAKQPDRHWIITELNNVSAPGGIFRHLVSSLQVHGCVLAGFDFPIGLPIAYAQKVHITDYLSALVNFGYPDWESFYSPCDFAEEISLHRPFYPARPGGAKRAFLEHSLDLSFAQLYRLCEIAHDSRRSACPLFWTLGSQQVGKAAISGWRDLLTPALTDKSQNLTIWPFSGSLENCCLPGNLVALETYPAEFYHHLGLSFTSPILKSKRCHQDRLSFAEPLLSWAQSHNIHLKPGVRSDILDGFGDCPEGEDRFDALVGLYGMINVVQGHHPTGEPLAPYLSKIEGWIFGQEGHHR, translated from the coding sequence ATGGCCTTTCGTGATGTCAGCCTGATTGCTCACGTGGATTGGAGCGTCAATCCAACAAAATGTTGGGTAGCAGTTGCTGCCAAACAACCTGACCGCCACTGGATAATTACTGAACTCAATAACGTAAGTGCTCCAGGCGGAATATTTCGTCATCTGGTTTCCTCCCTGCAGGTACATGGTTGTGTCCTGGCCGGTTTTGATTTTCCCATTGGTCTGCCAATTGCCTACGCCCAGAAAGTGCACATCACCGATTATTTATCAGCACTAGTCAACTTTGGGTACCCGGATTGGGAGTCTTTTTACTCTCCCTGTGATTTCGCAGAAGAAATATCTCTACACCGTCCTTTCTACCCTGCCAGGCCGGGAGGTGCAAAACGCGCATTTCTCGAACATAGCCTGGATTTATCATTCGCCCAGCTATACAGGCTATGCGAAATAGCCCATGATTCTCGCCGCTCCGCATGCCCCCTTTTCTGGACCTTGGGCAGTCAACAGGTCGGGAAAGCGGCCATTTCCGGCTGGCGAGATCTGCTCACTCCCGCCCTTACCGACAAATCTCAGAACTTAACCATCTGGCCATTTTCAGGCTCCCTTGAAAATTGTTGCCTGCCAGGCAATCTGGTTGCGCTCGAAACCTATCCTGCGGAATTTTATCACCATCTCGGCTTATCCTTTACTTCACCCATTTTAAAAAGTAAGCGCTGCCATCAAGATCGGCTTTCCTTCGCTGAACCTTTGCTTAGTTGGGCACAGTCCCATAATATCCATCTCAAGCCAGGGGTCAGGTCGGATATCCTGGATGGCTTCGGCGATTGCCCAGAAGGTGAAGATCGTTTTGATGCCTTGGTGGGTCTGTATGGTATGATAAACGTCGTCCAGGGTCACCATCCAACAGGTGAGCCACTGGCACCCTACCTTTCGAAAATCGAGGGCTGGATATTTGGCCAGGAAGGGCATCACAGGTAA
- a CDS encoding secondary thiamine-phosphate synthase enzyme: protein MQVKLNHLFLSTTGNTEIVDITQKVSECISSSELRNGLVTVFCPSATSGITTLEYEPGVLQDFKRIFDEIVPKQNTYLHNEAWHDGNGYSHIRSALLKTSLTVPMVDGRMTLGTWQQLVYVDFDTRPRKREIIVQIMGE, encoded by the coding sequence ATGCAAGTAAAGCTAAACCATTTATTTTTATCCACTACAGGTAATACGGAAATCGTCGATATCACTCAAAAGGTAAGTGAATGCATCAGCTCGAGTGAGCTAAGGAACGGCCTCGTCACAGTTTTCTGCCCTTCGGCTACGAGCGGCATTACTACCCTGGAATATGAACCTGGTGTGCTACAGGATTTTAAGCGGATATTTGATGAAATCGTACCCAAGCAGAACACCTACCTGCATAATGAAGCCTGGCATGACGGTAATGGTTACAGCCACATCAGGTCAGCGCTATTAAAAACTTCACTCACTGTTCCGATGGTGGATGGGCGGATGACGCTGGGTACCTGGCAACAACTTGTGTATGTTGATTTCGATACCCGGCCGAGGAAACGAGAGATCATCGTCCAAATTATGGGCGAGTGA
- a CDS encoding DUF1385 domain-containing protein, translating into MSEKSRFPLYGGQAVIEGVMMRGTHNVAIAMRAPDKGIVLHKEPLGSMYQSRLIKIPFLRGVVMLVDALLLGIRAITISANTQTGEEQKIEGPILYLTLGISLVIGVGLFFLAPAALGQLSERLFNIGSWWGNLLEGLVRLMLLIGYIWAVGQMSEIRRVFAYHGAEHKTINAYEAGVELTPENVSKFSVEHPRCGTAFLLTLILLSILFFSLLGPLPFAWRLVSRVLFLPLLACIAYEYIRWTANHLDSKIVRLLIKPSLALQHLTTREPGMDMLEVSIAAFNSMRQAENIPV; encoded by the coding sequence ATGTCAGAAAAATCGCGCTTTCCCTTATACGGGGGCCAGGCAGTTATTGAAGGGGTAATGATGCGGGGCACACACAATGTCGCCATCGCTATGCGAGCCCCCGATAAAGGCATTGTCCTTCATAAGGAACCCCTGGGTTCCATGTACCAAAGCAGGCTGATTAAAATACCATTTTTACGAGGCGTAGTCATGCTGGTGGATGCCCTGCTTCTTGGAATCCGGGCAATCACCATCTCCGCCAATACCCAGACAGGTGAAGAACAAAAAATCGAAGGCCCAATCCTCTATCTCACCTTAGGGATTTCATTGGTGATTGGTGTGGGTTTATTTTTCCTGGCCCCAGCTGCCCTTGGCCAGCTTTCTGAGCGTTTGTTCAACATCGGATCCTGGTGGGGGAATTTGCTCGAAGGACTGGTGCGATTAATGTTGCTGATTGGTTATATTTGGGCGGTGGGTCAAATGTCGGAGATCCGCCGGGTATTTGCTTACCATGGCGCAGAGCATAAGACCATCAATGCATATGAAGCCGGCGTTGAACTAACTCCTGAAAATGTTTCAAAATTCTCTGTGGAACATCCCCGCTGCGGAACAGCTTTCTTACTCACTTTAATCTTACTCTCGATCCTTTTCTTCTCGTTGCTTGGACCATTACCTTTCGCCTGGAGATTGGTCAGCAGGGTTTTATTTCTTCCCTTGCTGGCGTGCATCGCTTATGAATACATCCGCTGGACAGCCAATCACCTCGATTCTAAAATTGTACGCTTGTTGATCAAACCCAGCCTCGCCTTGCAGCATCTGACCACACGGGAGCCTGGCATGGATATGCTCGAAGTGTCAATCGCAGCTTTCAACAGCATGCGCCAGGCAGAAAACATCCCAGTCTAG
- a CDS encoding dipeptidase, with protein sequence MTNPRSLALEYAHRNADRFLDELKQLTSIPSISTDESAKDDVMRAARWIASHLLSLGVTNVQVFPTAGHPVVYGELFQAGPDAPTALLYGHYDVQPADPLNLWVSEPFSPDVRGENIYGRGVTDMKGQLMLSLDAIEAILKTSTLPINFKFLFEGEEEIGSPHLVTFLETHKQVLRADFAINPDTGAISPDIPCITYALRGLAYMELCIDGPDHDLHSGVFGGAILNPAQALCELIAGMHDEQGRITLPGFYDKVLTVDAEERAELARLPIGDQFYLDATGSPALFGEAGYTTIERLGARPTLEVNGMLSGFTGEGAKTVLPAWAMAKISCRLVPNQEPEDVYQQMRLYLEAHAPNTIRWQLTPMHGGPASISDRNSVYIQALSKALAEVWQKQPVFKREGGSVPVVLDFQRILGIQTVNTGFSMLDDNMHSPNEKLHLPTWYRGIDTFIHFYFNLAE encoded by the coding sequence ATGACTAACCCCCGTTCACTAGCGCTTGAGTATGCCCATCGGAATGCTGACCGGTTCCTGGATGAATTGAAGCAACTAACATCGATACCATCAATTTCCACGGACGAATCCGCCAAGGATGATGTTATGCGAGCGGCCAGATGGATCGCATCTCATTTACTCTCTCTAGGGGTAACTAATGTTCAGGTATTTCCCACCGCTGGGCACCCTGTTGTTTATGGCGAGTTGTTTCAAGCTGGGCCAGATGCACCCACCGCTTTGCTCTATGGGCATTATGATGTCCAACCTGCCGATCCGCTCAATCTATGGGTATCCGAGCCATTTAGTCCGGATGTGCGCGGTGAGAATATCTATGGGCGTGGGGTCACAGACATGAAAGGGCAGCTGATGCTCTCTCTGGATGCGATTGAAGCGATCTTAAAGACATCGACCCTACCGATAAATTTTAAGTTCCTCTTTGAGGGTGAGGAAGAGATAGGTTCTCCTCATCTTGTTACATTTCTTGAAACGCATAAACAAGTACTTCGCGCTGATTTTGCGATAAATCCTGATACTGGAGCCATCTCGCCTGATATCCCTTGCATCACCTATGCCTTGCGCGGCTTGGCTTATATGGAACTCTGCATCGATGGGCCAGATCATGACCTGCATTCGGGGGTCTTTGGTGGTGCAATTCTCAACCCTGCCCAGGCATTATGTGAATTGATCGCCGGGATGCATGATGAGCAGGGTCGCATCACCCTTCCAGGTTTTTATGATAAGGTCCTTACAGTCGATGCCGAAGAACGGGCCGAGCTTGCCAGGCTCCCGATTGGTGACCAGTTTTACCTTGATGCTACAGGTTCTCCAGCTTTATTTGGTGAAGCCGGATATACCACCATCGAGCGTTTGGGTGCCAGGCCTACCCTGGAAGTGAATGGGATGTTGTCAGGCTTCACTGGCGAAGGAGCGAAGACGGTCCTGCCAGCCTGGGCGATGGCGAAAATATCATGCCGTCTGGTTCCCAATCAGGAACCTGAAGATGTCTATCAGCAAATGCGCCTCTATCTGGAAGCTCATGCTCCAAATACAATCCGCTGGCAGCTCACCCCGATGCATGGCGGTCCTGCTTCGATCTCTGACCGCAACTCAGTCTATATCCAGGCTTTATCGAAAGCCCTGGCTGAAGTATGGCAAAAGCAGCCTGTATTCAAACGCGAGGGTGGCAGTGTGCCAGTTGTCCTTGATTTCCAGCGCATCCTGGGTATTCAAACCGTTAATACCGGTTTTTCCATGCTCGATGACAACATGCATTCCCCCAATGAGAAGCTTCACCTGCCCACCTGGTATCGAGGGATCGATACCTTTATCCATTTCTATTTCAATCTTGCTGAATAA